Proteins encoded in a region of the Candidatus Zixiibacteriota bacterium genome:
- a CDS encoding acyl-CoA dehydrogenase family protein translates to MDFALSEEHEAIRQLARDFAEKKLIPRAQEFDQSGTIDFDLAREMGETGFLGIIVPEQYGGTGLDTLSYAIVLEELGAGCASHCTIIGAHNSLFAHPVLSFGTEEQKKKYLPPICSGAKFGSFSLSEPNAGSDAAAIETAAVPDGDSYVINGNKIFVTNGAFADYIILMAKTDKSVGWRGISAFIIEKDMPGFAVGHIEEKMGLHASPTTELIFTDMRVPKENLLGQPGQGFKVAMESLNSGRISVGAHAVGIGKRAIDLALKYSKERKQFGQPISSFQMIQAHLADMYARWSAARWLVYEAAWRKDSGREHITAAANAKLVASEMATFVTHRAIQILGGYGYLREYDVERLYREARVTELYEGTSEIQRLVIARNLIKHGLYDTVAT, encoded by the coding sequence ATGGACTTTGCCCTCTCCGAAGAACACGAAGCGATCCGTCAACTCGCGCGCGACTTTGCCGAGAAGAAGCTCATCCCGCGTGCGCAGGAGTTCGACCAATCCGGCACCATCGACTTTGATTTGGCCCGGGAGATGGGCGAGACAGGGTTTCTGGGGATCATCGTGCCGGAGCAATACGGCGGCACCGGACTCGACACGCTCTCGTACGCCATCGTCCTCGAAGAGCTCGGTGCGGGCTGCGCTTCGCATTGCACGATCATCGGCGCACACAATTCACTGTTTGCGCATCCGGTCTTGTCCTTCGGAACGGAGGAACAAAAGAAGAAGTACCTTCCCCCGATCTGCTCCGGAGCGAAGTTCGGATCATTCTCACTATCGGAGCCGAACGCCGGTTCCGATGCGGCCGCCATTGAGACGGCGGCGGTGCCCGACGGCGACTCCTATGTCATCAACGGCAACAAGATCTTCGTGACCAATGGCGCCTTCGCCGACTACATCATCCTCATGGCCAAAACCGACAAGTCGGTGGGATGGCGCGGGATCAGCGCGTTCATCATTGAGAAGGACATGCCCGGCTTCGCGGTCGGGCACATCGAAGAGAAGATGGGCTTGCACGCCTCGCCGACGACGGAGTTGATCTTCACCGACATGCGTGTGCCGAAGGAGAATCTGCTCGGCCAGCCGGGGCAGGGATTCAAGGTCGCGATGGAGTCGCTGAACTCCGGTCGCATATCCGTCGGCGCGCACGCAGTCGGCATCGGCAAACGCGCTATCGATCTCGCATTGAAATATTCCAAAGAACGCAAGCAATTCGGCCAGCCGATCAGTTCGTTTCAGATGATCCAGGCGCATCTGGCGGATATGTATGCGCGCTGGTCGGCGGCCCGGTGGCTCGTGTACGAGGCCGCCTGGCGTAAAGACTCGGGCCGCGAGCACATCACGGCGGCGGCGAATGCGAAGCTGGTCGCCTCGGAAATGGCGACATTTGTCACGCATCGCGCGATCCAGATTCTCGGCGGTTATGGATATTTGCGCGAGTACGATGTCGAACGGCTCTATCGCGAAGCGCGGGTGACCGAGTTGTACGAAGGCACCTCGGAAATCCAGCGGCTGGTGATCGCTCGCAACCTGATCAAGCACGGACTGTACGACACGGTGGCGACCTGA
- a CDS encoding enoyl-CoA hydratase-related protein, with protein MPNYENILVECAAPLATVTINRPALLNALNDQTIAELAGAFAALETDKTIRVVILTGAGGKAFVAGADINELKIADVQGGIHKSLRGQKLLDAIERSRLIVIAAVNGFALGGGCELAMACDIRLAADTARFGQPEVNLGIIPGYGGTQRLPRLVGRGKAKQLTLTGEMISAAEAHRIGLVDEVYAAAELLAKTTDMAQKIAAKGPLAISTSKRCINFGMSVDLASGLENEATQFGVICASEDKSEGCAAFLEKRPPNFKGK; from the coding sequence ATGCCGAATTATGAAAACATCCTCGTGGAGTGTGCGGCGCCCCTGGCGACGGTTACGATCAATCGCCCCGCGCTGCTCAATGCCCTCAACGATCAGACCATTGCCGAACTGGCCGGTGCCTTTGCGGCGTTGGAGACGGACAAAACCATCCGCGTCGTCATCCTGACCGGCGCCGGCGGGAAAGCGTTCGTGGCCGGAGCGGATATTAACGAATTGAAAATCGCTGACGTGCAGGGCGGAATCCACAAGTCGCTGCGCGGGCAAAAACTGCTGGATGCAATCGAACGCTCCCGGCTGATCGTCATTGCGGCAGTCAACGGCTTTGCGCTGGGCGGCGGCTGCGAATTGGCGATGGCCTGCGACATTCGTCTGGCGGCCGACACGGCTCGATTCGGCCAGCCGGAGGTCAATCTGGGAATCATCCCCGGTTATGGCGGCACGCAGCGTTTGCCGCGGCTGGTCGGGCGCGGCAAGGCCAAGCAATTGACCTTGACCGGCGAGATGATTTCAGCCGCCGAGGCGCATCGCATCGGATTGGTCGATGAAGTCTACGCTGCGGCGGAACTGCTCGCCAAAACCACGGACATGGCGCAGAAGATCGCCGCGAAAGGCCCTTTGGCCATTTCGACATCGAAACGGTGCATCAATTTCGGGATGAGTGTCGATCTCGCCAGCGGGTTGGAAAACGAAGCGACGCAGTTCGGGGTCATCTGCGCCAGTGAGGACAAATCCGAGGGATGCGCGGCATTCCTGGAGAAGCGTCCGCCGAATTTTAAGGGGAAGTGA
- a CDS encoding 3-hydroxybutyryl-CoA dehydrogenase translates to MAIKTVGVLGCGLMGSGIAQVSAHAGYKVIVRELTDDLFQRGLGRIKGSLDKFVEKQKLNASDRDAALGRIKGTTKLSDLKDCDLIIEAVVENFEEKTRQYKELDNLCPPTTIFASNTSSIPIGDMAAVTKRRDRFCGMHFFNPVPIMTLVELTRSIDTSDETYRAAKSYAESCGKTVVTAKDTPGFIVNLLLVPYLLDAVRALENGVASAEDIDNGMKLGCGHPMGPLTLLDFVGLDTTHYIAEIMFREFKDTRYASPPLLRRLVEAGYHGRKAGRGIYTYEKKA, encoded by the coding sequence ATGGCTATCAAGACAGTGGGGGTTTTGGGCTGTGGCCTGATGGGATCGGGGATCGCGCAGGTTTCCGCGCATGCCGGTTACAAAGTCATCGTGCGCGAACTGACCGATGATTTGTTTCAGCGCGGACTGGGGCGAATCAAGGGTTCGCTCGATAAGTTCGTCGAGAAGCAAAAACTGAACGCGTCGGACCGCGATGCGGCATTGGGACGCATCAAGGGGACGACCAAACTGTCGGACCTGAAGGACTGCGATTTGATCATCGAGGCGGTCGTCGAAAACTTCGAGGAGAAGACCCGACAGTACAAAGAGCTCGACAACCTCTGCCCGCCGACGACGATCTTCGCATCGAACACGTCATCGATTCCCATCGGCGACATGGCCGCCGTCACCAAACGCCGAGACCGTTTCTGCGGCATGCACTTTTTCAATCCGGTGCCGATCATGACGCTGGTCGAACTGACCCGTTCGATCGACACTTCTGACGAAACATATCGGGCGGCTAAAAGTTACGCGGAGTCATGCGGCAAAACGGTGGTCACCGCCAAGGATACGCCGGGATTCATCGTCAATCTGCTGCTGGTCCCCTACCTGCTTGATGCGGTGCGCGCGCTGGAAAACGGGGTCGCCTCGGCGGAAGACATCGACAACGGCATGAAGCTCGGCTGCGGACACCCGATGGGGCCGTTGACCCTGCTGGATTTCGTCGGCCTGGACACGACCCACTACATCGCCGAAATCATGTTTCGCGAGTTCAAGGACACGCGATACGCCTCACCGCCGCTGCTGCGACGGTTGGTTGAAGCGGGGTATCACGGTCGTAAGGCCGGACGTGGCATCTACACCTACGAGAAGAAGGCATAA
- a CDS encoding inorganic diphosphatase, which translates to MSHPWHDLATCPTGDPSLLAAVIENPKGSKVKSGLDKTTGLLPVDRILHSPVLYPAHYGFILRTFCLDDDPRDTM; encoded by the coding sequence ATGTCGCATCCCTGGCACGATCTGGCCACGTGCCCAACCGGCGACCCGTCGCTGTTAGCAGCGGTGATCGAGAATCCCAAGGGCTCCAAGGTCAAATCCGGGCTGGATAAGACGACCGGGCTGTTGCCGGTGGATCGCATCCTGCACAGCCCGGTGCTGTATCCGGCCCACTATGGATTCATTCTCCGGACGTTTTGCCTCGATGATGATCCGCGCGACACGATGTGA
- a CDS encoding prohibitin family protein yields MKHPEPKLSNPIRLMVLIVGLSIMGGCGTQVPAGHHGVKYLRFSGGTQLGQIYGEGFQWHLVWNSINVYQTRIAERKEDLTVLSSDGATIQLEVSIIFRPVTEYIDSLHVTVGPDYYDVIIAPTLRGEARRIAGRYTPEEIYATQRDTIAHDLLVALKEELTDQFITIENVIFRNVGLPTRISEAINEKLAADQDAQRMKFILDRERQEAERKRVEAQGIADFQKIVSSGLNPMLLQWKGIEATEKLATSPNTKIVVVGNTKDGLPLILGGQ; encoded by the coding sequence ATGAAACACCCAGAACCGAAACTGTCCAATCCGATTCGCTTGATGGTCTTGATTGTCGGATTGTCCATAATGGGCGGATGCGGCACGCAGGTCCCGGCGGGTCACCATGGCGTAAAGTATCTGCGTTTCAGCGGCGGCACCCAACTGGGCCAAATTTATGGCGAGGGGTTCCAGTGGCATTTGGTCTGGAACTCGATTAATGTCTACCAGACGCGCATCGCCGAACGGAAGGAAGACCTGACGGTGCTTTCGTCGGACGGCGCCACCATCCAGTTGGAGGTCTCCATCATCTTTCGTCCGGTCACGGAGTACATCGATTCGCTGCATGTGACCGTCGGACCGGACTACTACGATGTGATCATCGCGCCGACCCTGCGCGGCGAAGCGCGACGAATCGCGGGCCGATACACCCCCGAAGAGATCTATGCGACCCAACGCGATACCATCGCTCACGATCTGTTGGTGGCTCTGAAGGAGGAACTGACGGATCAGTTCATCACGATCGAGAATGTCATCTTTCGCAATGTCGGGCTGCCGACGCGTATCTCCGAGGCAATCAATGAAAAGCTGGCCGCCGACCAGGACGCCCAGCGGATGAAGTTCATCCTCGACCGCGAACGGCAGGAGGCCGAACGCAAACGCGTTGAGGCGCAGGGCATCGCCGACTTCCAGAAAATCGTCTCCAGTGGTCTGAATCCAATGCTGTTGCAGTGGAAAGGGATCGAGGCAACCGAGAAGCTGGCAACATCGCCGAACACCAAGATCGTTGTGGTCGGCAATACCAAGGATGGACTACCGTTGATACTGGGCGGGCAATGA
- a CDS encoding right-handed parallel beta-helix repeat-containing protein yields the protein MNRLLPLKLLGPALAVVALVTLSAHAAMVAVTQDIQAAIQSARLGDTLILAPGTYEAIPVEFVDSLCGNCAEHRTAHRASYGFLVRGKSLWIVGAGPDQTILVTGAGYGVFFDDCGEAGISNLTITGGIRDTCGMATDAAIVARNTRLTVSNCLIRDNTEYPDSIIVGIGGIMGREGAELYIVNNRIINNTWDGVALYRGASATIIDNEIRTGRGAGIGITWDATATVFRNRVSHFWKGIGSFGATRVICHNNLVFDNLGWGIIATGTSYMDCANNLIFRNGNCGFGLWGPEVHGRLTNNVIACNGWKDQWVCPPVGVWNYGHPLQMPMTHNVLWENVEGDWRDMPDYTDEHGNVHVDPLWDTLTFFPQPGSPLIDNGNAECSDPDGTPSDIGIYGGPHAFRRSLDVPRTGPIDTRKKK from the coding sequence GTGAATCGTCTGCTGCCCCTCAAACTGCTTGGACCGGCCCTTGCCGTCGTCGCGCTCGTCACGCTTTCGGCACATGCCGCGATGGTGGCGGTCACGCAGGATATTCAGGCCGCGATTCAGTCCGCCCGACTCGGCGACACTCTCATTCTCGCCCCCGGCACTTACGAAGCCATACCGGTCGAATTCGTCGACTCGCTCTGCGGCAACTGCGCGGAGCACCGCACGGCGCATCGCGCCTCCTATGGGTTTCTCGTGCGCGGCAAATCGCTGTGGATCGTCGGCGCAGGGCCGGATCAGACGATCCTCGTTACCGGGGCGGGGTACGGCGTCTTCTTCGATGATTGCGGCGAAGCGGGCATTTCCAATCTCACGATCACCGGCGGCATCCGCGACACCTGCGGCATGGCGACGGATGCGGCAATTGTCGCGCGCAACACACGGCTGACTGTCTCAAACTGTCTGATACGCGACAACACCGAGTATCCCGACTCGATCATCGTCGGGATCGGCGGGATTATGGGACGCGAGGGCGCCGAGCTCTACATCGTCAACAACCGGATTATCAACAACACCTGGGACGGCGTGGCCCTGTACCGCGGCGCGAGCGCGACGATCATCGACAATGAGATCCGCACGGGGCGGGGCGCCGGGATCGGGATCACCTGGGATGCGACCGCGACCGTCTTCCGTAACCGTGTCTCACACTTTTGGAAGGGGATCGGCTCCTTCGGGGCGACGCGCGTGATCTGCCACAACAATCTCGTCTTCGACAATCTCGGCTGGGGGATCATCGCCACCGGGACATCCTATATGGATTGCGCCAACAATCTGATCTTCCGCAACGGCAACTGCGGCTTCGGGCTGTGGGGTCCTGAGGTGCACGGTCGACTGACCAACAACGTCATCGCCTGCAACGGCTGGAAGGACCAATGGGTCTGCCCGCCGGTGGGCGTGTGGAACTACGGCCACCCATTGCAGATGCCGATGACGCACAATGTCCTGTGGGAAAACGTCGAGGGCGACTGGCGCGACATGCCTGATTACACCGATGAGCACGGCAACGTGCATGTCGATCCGTTGTGGGACACGCTGACGTTTTTTCCGCAGCCCGGATCACCACTCATCGACAACGGCAACGCTGAATGCAGTGATCCCGACGGGACACCATCGGACATCGGCATCTACGGCGGCCCGCACGCATTCCGCCGATCGCTCGATGTGCCACGCACAGGACCAATCGATACCCGCAAGAAGAAATAG
- a CDS encoding 2,3-bisphosphoglycerate-independent phosphoglycerate mutase has protein sequence MIEHTAEQLIQKNGQRIVFLVLDGLGDLPADNGMTPLEAARKPNINALLPHSATGLFDPVEPGITPGSGPGHLGLFGYDPRRHPIGRGVLEALGIDFPLGDDDVAARFNFCTLDARRHIIDRRAGRISDDDNCRLVDKLSAGLKFDAPVEVMVRSVSEHRGLVVLRGKNLGGDVADTDPQTTGVAPLDAEAGDTDSRTTALYLNDFVRQVEMILRDETRANGLLLRGIDKQPQIARMGERFGINAAAIATYPMYRGIARLVGMTVLDPPKDVPSTMRAAGDAPGEFDYLFVHVKGTDKAGEDGDFDRKVAVIEEVDRHLPDLMKCNPEVLVITGDHSTPVKLKAHSWHPVPALLYAPATVRHDRSTQFGERACQVGGLGRLPMRQLLPIALAHAQKLAKFGA, from the coding sequence ATGATCGAGCACACCGCCGAGCAGCTCATTCAGAAAAACGGGCAACGGATCGTCTTTCTGGTGCTGGATGGTCTCGGCGATTTGCCCGCAGACAATGGCATGACGCCGTTGGAGGCGGCACGCAAACCGAACATCAACGCGCTGCTGCCGCACTCGGCAACCGGCCTCTTCGATCCGGTCGAGCCGGGGATTACTCCGGGGTCGGGCCCCGGCCATCTGGGGCTGTTCGGCTACGACCCGCGCCGTCACCCGATCGGACGCGGAGTGCTCGAGGCGCTGGGGATCGATTTCCCGCTGGGCGACGACGATGTCGCCGCGCGTTTTAACTTCTGCACTCTCGACGCCCGGCGGCACATCATCGACCGCCGCGCGGGGCGCATCAGCGATGATGATAATTGCCGATTGGTGGACAAGCTGAGCGCCGGGCTGAAGTTCGATGCCCCGGTCGAAGTCATGGTCCGCAGCGTCTCTGAACACCGTGGCCTCGTTGTGCTGCGCGGCAAGAATTTGGGCGGCGATGTCGCCGACACCGATCCGCAGACAACCGGCGTCGCGCCGTTGGATGCTGAAGCCGGCGACACAGACTCACGAACCACGGCGCTGTATCTCAATGACTTTGTCAGACAGGTTGAAATGATTCTCAGGGACGAGACGCGGGCCAACGGGCTGCTCTTGCGCGGCATCGACAAGCAACCCCAGATTGCGCGGATGGGCGAGCGTTTCGGTATCAACGCCGCCGCGATTGCGACCTATCCGATGTACCGCGGCATCGCGCGGCTGGTCGGCATGACGGTGCTCGACCCGCCGAAGGATGTCCCTTCGACTATGAGAGCGGCGGGCGACGCGCCGGGAGAGTTCGACTATCTCTTCGTGCATGTCAAGGGAACGGACAAAGCTGGGGAAGACGGCGACTTCGACCGCAAGGTCGCAGTGATCGAGGAAGTTGACAGGCACTTGCCTGACTTGATGAAATGCAACCCGGAAGTTCTGGTGATAACCGGCGATCATTCGACGCCGGTGAAACTGAAGGCGCATTCGTGGCATCCGGTCCCGGCGCTGCTTTACGCACCCGCCACGGTACGTCATGACCGCTCGACGCAGTTCGGAGAGCGTGCCTGCCAGGTCGGCGGACTCGGGCGACTGCCGATGCGGCAACTCTTGCCGATTGCTTTGGCCCATGCGCAGAAATTGGCCAAGTTCGGGGCGTAG
- a CDS encoding insulinase family protein, with product MLNLTQFRRPMLAIIVSLAAISLSITSPHSAQGALVIVPDSSADSVWVRVMFPVGSAEDPPGREGLAHFSMLGLHRGSSAYAAAAVADSLKRWGASMRSQVGRETITIDGSCPNNRWPAFSSMLVDLITRPVYDPFDNALNIRDHLRDLQTLRDDDRSLARAALEYWIYRPGPYALPPAGRDGTARLLRRDDAIEFWRDHFGKSNLMVGLAGPIDLASAGTFEATIRSKLHGEAFVPRRRVPTASVDGLTLYLIERPGTEDVRIAIGAPVDCGIADSSLWPLYVGVSTLGGIRGRLTGPLVELRAICSGLNVELAYAPLVGRPILDTDDHSHQRPLFIVETETVTTNATFALHIALIELARVLERGPTDADIARAKEQLRKRLGHPERLRNSAHHRMLTRLESYRLTVTDDSLAARIAEVEPGAVRDAMVEHLSANNMLIVMTVPDANALARQLLDQKLTYTYPPAVSIRALREEDNRYLSERLPWSPSRVRVVPAEEMFR from the coding sequence ATGTTGAATCTGACACAATTCCGTCGACCGATGCTGGCGATAATCGTATCTCTGGCCGCGATCTCGTTATCAATTACAAGCCCCCACTCGGCACAAGGGGCGCTCGTCATCGTTCCGGACTCATCCGCCGACTCGGTCTGGGTGCGGGTGATGTTCCCGGTCGGTAGCGCCGAGGACCCCCCCGGCCGTGAGGGATTGGCGCATTTTTCAATGCTGGGATTGCATCGCGGCAGCAGTGCCTACGCAGCGGCTGCAGTCGCCGATTCGCTCAAGCGCTGGGGCGCATCGATGCGGTCTCAGGTGGGCCGTGAAACGATCACGATCGACGGCAGCTGCCCCAATAACCGCTGGCCGGCGTTTTCCAGCATGTTGGTCGATCTGATCACGCGACCGGTCTACGATCCGTTCGACAACGCGCTGAACATCCGAGACCATTTACGCGACCTGCAGACGTTGCGCGACGATGACCGTTCGCTGGCGCGAGCGGCACTGGAGTATTGGATCTATCGGCCGGGACCGTATGCGCTGCCGCCGGCGGGACGCGACGGCACGGCGCGCTTGCTGCGTCGAGATGACGCGATTGAATTCTGGCGGGATCACTTCGGCAAATCCAATCTGATGGTCGGCCTGGCCGGTCCCATCGACCTCGCATCGGCGGGGACATTCGAGGCTACGATAAGATCGAAGCTGCACGGCGAGGCTTTCGTGCCACGACGCCGCGTACCGACCGCGTCGGTCGATGGACTCACCCTGTACCTCATCGAGCGTCCCGGCACGGAAGACGTTCGCATAGCCATCGGCGCTCCGGTCGACTGCGGCATCGCTGATTCATCGCTGTGGCCGCTGTATGTGGGTGTCTCGACACTGGGAGGAATCCGTGGCCGATTGACCGGCCCGCTTGTTGAGCTGCGCGCCATCTGCTCCGGATTGAATGTCGAGCTGGCGTATGCGCCATTGGTCGGACGGCCGATCCTCGATACCGACGATCATAGTCATCAGCGCCCCTTGTTCATAGTCGAGACAGAGACAGTCACGACGAATGCGACCTTTGCGCTGCACATCGCATTGATCGAATTGGCGCGCGTGCTCGAGCGCGGCCCGACCGATGCCGACATCGCCCGGGCCAAGGAACAATTGAGGAAACGATTGGGACACCCGGAACGGCTGCGGAATTCGGCGCACCATCGCATGCTCACGCGGTTGGAATCGTACCGGCTGACGGTGACTGATGACTCGTTGGCGGCCCGGATTGCCGAAGTCGAGCCGGGAGCAGTGCGTGACGCGATGGTGGAGCACCTCTCCGCCAATAATATGCTCATTGTCATGACGGTTCCTGATGCCAACGCCCTCGCGCGGCAACTGCTCGATCAGAAACTGACCTACACCTATCCCCCGGCGGTCTCGATTCGCGCGTTGCGTGAGGAAGACAATCGATACCTCTCGGAACGGCTGCCGTGGAGTCCGAGCCGTGTGCGGGTCGTCCCCGCGGAAGAGATGTTCCGCTGA
- a CDS encoding sialidase family protein: MAISLASLVLLTPTSGFAQTTATDLPMWFDVSSEQPPNIKINTDLTTQLQNEEQVAVDPTNPDNLVAVWRDFRIGFRQVGWGYSHDGGSTWTEGGLIPATPYNRDSDPGIVAGSNGVFYSIILSFDEFSAANGLWMPFSVDSGLSFLASIPAIDHPSEEQDPPFEDKELMAIDNTGGPTDGNLYVAWTRFGTVADIYCVSSTDGVGFGPAVRVSDISNGLQWPTPVVGTNGTVLVAWASSAGIRYDLSFDEGVTFGADRLMQPTGVFSTIIPGNILVFAYPALASDITGGPFDGNYYCAYSDIAVDGALDLLFTKSVDGGDTWSTPQRINDDPVSNGADQFHPWTTVNPDGVVSVAFYDRRLDPNNLIFDLWITHSFDGGDTWTPDQRVSDISSSPFDAAPGLAKDGQPGIVEPYDPDRPGELQSPQAGLIGEYIGLTSSRLRATLVFTDTRNGNQDVYAANMPLRLFPPRHQSPVDGADLIPQSTLFEWDDYSIYDADLTYILEYSTDPTFAGGVVRHDGIVGHSFAGDMLDQGLHYWRMRAVDPAGDSSAYSAVWTFEVGPFCGCDCFADPACDAITNVFDVVAGVDVAFRNAPPILDPDPSCPREDTDINCNNVTNVFDVVGLVDVAFRNAEPQTTFCDPCAQ; this comes from the coding sequence TTGGCAATCTCTCTTGCCAGTCTTGTCCTGCTGACGCCTACGAGCGGGTTTGCGCAGACAACGGCGACCGATCTGCCGATGTGGTTTGACGTTTCATCGGAGCAGCCGCCAAATATAAAGATCAATACCGATCTGACCACGCAGCTTCAGAATGAGGAGCAGGTCGCGGTCGATCCGACCAATCCCGACAATCTCGTGGCCGTGTGGCGCGATTTCCGTATCGGTTTCCGGCAGGTGGGCTGGGGATACTCGCACGACGGCGGCAGCACATGGACTGAGGGCGGATTGATCCCCGCCACTCCCTACAATCGCGATTCCGATCCCGGCATTGTCGCCGGCTCGAACGGTGTTTTCTACTCAATCATATTGTCGTTTGACGAATTCAGTGCCGCCAACGGGTTGTGGATGCCGTTTTCTGTCGATTCCGGGTTGAGCTTCCTCGCCTCCATTCCGGCCATCGATCACCCGTCCGAAGAACAAGACCCGCCGTTTGAAGACAAAGAGCTGATGGCAATCGATAATACCGGTGGCCCCACAGACGGCAACCTCTATGTCGCATGGACGCGGTTCGGTACAGTGGCTGACATTTACTGCGTGTCATCGACAGATGGAGTGGGATTCGGACCGGCGGTGCGAGTCTCCGACATCAGCAATGGTCTGCAGTGGCCGACTCCCGTCGTCGGTACCAATGGCACGGTGCTGGTCGCCTGGGCAAGCTCGGCTGGAATTCGTTACGATCTGTCGTTCGACGAAGGCGTGACGTTCGGCGCAGACCGGCTGATGCAGCCGACCGGAGTTTTCTCGACGATCATTCCCGGCAACATTCTCGTCTTCGCGTATCCGGCGCTGGCCTCCGACATCACCGGCGGGCCATTTGACGGCAACTATTACTGTGCGTATTCAGACATTGCCGTCGACGGTGCGCTGGACCTGCTCTTTACGAAATCGGTCGACGGCGGCGACACCTGGTCGACGCCGCAGCGGATCAATGACGACCCGGTAAGCAATGGGGCCGACCAATTCCATCCATGGACAACCGTCAATCCCGACGGTGTGGTCTCGGTCGCCTTCTATGATCGGCGTCTTGACCCGAACAATCTGATCTTCGACTTGTGGATCACACACTCGTTCGACGGCGGCGACACCTGGACCCCCGATCAACGCGTCTCCGACATCTCCTCATCCCCGTTTGATGCAGCTCCCGGCTTGGCGAAAGACGGACAACCGGGGATTGTTGAACCTTACGATCCCGATCGTCCCGGCGAGTTGCAAAGCCCGCAGGCCGGGCTGATCGGCGAATATATCGGGCTGACCAGTTCGCGGCTTCGCGCGACCCTTGTGTTTACCGATACCCGCAACGGCAACCAGGACGTCTACGCGGCGAACATGCCGCTGCGGCTGTTCCCGCCACGGCATCAATCGCCTGTCGACGGCGCCGACCTGATTCCACAATCGACACTGTTTGAGTGGGACGACTATTCGATCTATGACGCCGATTTGACCTATATTCTGGAATACTCGACGGATCCGACGTTTGCGGGCGGCGTCGTACGCCATGATGGGATTGTCGGCCACAGCTTTGCGGGCGACATGCTCGACCAGGGACTGCATTACTGGCGGATGCGCGCGGTCGACCCGGCCGGTGATTCCTCAGCATACTCGGCAGTCTGGACATTCGAGGTCGGGCCGTTTTGCGGCTGCGATTGTTTTGCCGATCCCGCCTGCGACGCGATCACGAATGTTTTCGACGTCGTCGCCGGCGTCGATGTCGCATTCCGCAACGCGCCGCCGATCCTCGACCCTGATCCCAGTTGCCCGCGCGAAGACACGGACATCAACTGCAATAACGTGACGAATGTCTTTGATGTGGTGGGACTGGTCGATGTGGCGTTCCGAAACGCCGAGCCGCAAACGACCTTCTGCGATCCCTGTGCCCAGTGA